One Citrus sinensis cultivar Valencia sweet orange chromosome 5, DVS_A1.0, whole genome shotgun sequence genomic window, TCAGACCCTCATCCTTTATGTGTCTACTGTAGTTTCAGGTCACCAAAGAAACAGTGAAACTACTCGATGCATATAATTAAGATTCTTAATCTTACACCCTTGATCTTTTTCAACAGACCCATTCTCCAACAGACACCTTGGCAAATGCCATAAAGTAAAGTATAGACAAAATCAACACTACAATCACATGACAGACAAATTTTCAACCCCCCCGCGccacagaaaaagaaaaaaagacaatTCAAATCGGGGCTAGATAATGAATAAGTTTAAAGGGATGTTACTACCTTCCCACTAGTACCACATTCAGAGCAAAAGACAATGAAGATAGAGAGACAGCAAGGGGAAGGGGTGGAGAAGATTAAAGGGATGTTACTATCTTCCCTCTAGTACCACATTCAGAGCAAGAGACAATGAAGATAGAAAGACAGCAAGGGGAGGGGGGGTGGAGAATAACTATAAGAATATATGAtgagaaaaattatcaatctTACCCATAGGTCCAGTTCCTGTAACTCGACTGTAATCAATCAAGTCCTTCATACTATTAACTACTTCTGATATCTGCAACATACCCAAAATGTGATAAACAATCATTAGGAATGGCAACCAAACTCCAATACAGTTCTTTTAATGAAGCAGCTTGTCTTGAGATTCTTGTAGTCATTTACATTACAAAACGACAACTACAAAAACACTATGATAACAGTATGACACAAGATTATAAACGAATgaaccaataataataatcacacatgaagagaaaaatgaaatcacaaacactttatttaaaaggagaaaaaatacatacatatgttattaaattaagGACCAATCTAAAAGACCTGAGAAACACACTCCAATCCAGTGGGTTTTGTCCTGTTGTGTATTGGAGTTTGTGCTTTTCTGTCTTTTAGCTTGGTCATATATATATGGTCCTGATCTAGTGCGCACGGTTGTGCACCACAAGCTCTCATTTGGGGGCTGTGATGTGGGTTCCACGGCTTACCAATGGGAGCTTGACACAAGCGTAGTCGCATGTCTTATGGTGCGCAACTGTACTTACCTGATCatgtttttgtgtgtgtgtattctGCACAAATTCACTGAATAAAGCAATAATGTCCTTTGAATTGTGCATTGAAACCAAATGTATGTCCAAAATCACTCAACAAGTGgcaattgttgaaaaaaaacacCATATTTTCAACAATAAGGATCAACTTCAGCGCCATGTTCCCATATTACCATACGATGGACATTACCTGAAGGCAACGAACATATCTCTTCGTATATCCTAAATCATTTACCAATGGCACTTCCAAGGCTTTCGCTAATTGCCGAGCTGATGCAACAAACCTGAGGAAAGCaactcatcaaaatcaaaggtAGGCATGCCATATCAATATGGTGTACAAAAATCAGTCACTGATAACTCTGGTATAATTCAGCAACTTTTATACAATTATgacgaaatttttttttaacagaacTAGCTTCAGATCAGACACACAGTAATTGAATAACCATGGAATAGGACCATCTTCCAATGAATGCCATGACTTTATGTTATAATAGAATTTCCAGATGTTTGTTATCAGTCATAAAAACATTGAAACACGACAACAACAAACTTAcatattacaattattttgtaattctgGGGCAGATAAATTAGATGATGCATTTTGAGTCGCAGCCTGGTACTTTTGAGCTGCAGCCCCAAGCTGACTAACCTGCACCACAAAAATTTTTGCCACTCAGAAAACAACAGAGCCTACTAACATCTATGTAAAGTATGTAAGCCAGCCAGGTTTAATTTAGTAAACGGTTCTGGTCAAACTGCAATAACCTCAATAATCAAGGTAATGCAGACCATCATCtttcataacataataaaattctgACAAATGAAAATAGCACAATCAGTAACCTGGGGTATCAATAATCTTCGAGGAATAAGCTCTTCATGACGACGAGCACAAAACTCCCAAGAACATATCTGGCAGAAAAACAGATGGAATCAAAAAGagccaataaaaaattttacttataatCTTAAAGCAAGAAAACAATGAGGACCTTCAGGTCTGGTGAGAAAACTATCCGAAGTTGACCATCACGCACAACACGTAGTTGCTCAAAAACACTTTCTTGTATGGCTTTTGCATAGTCTAGTACAATTTGACCTGAAGCATTCTGATATTCACGGGGCATATCAACATAAAGAAGTTCTTCTAAAGTACCACTCTCATACTTTATCTTGAAAAGCCTGGGAAGAACCTCCACGGTTGCTTCTGCAACAACAGTTAAcataaatcagaataaaatatgaaactaCCATTGAGTTACACTCTGAACCCATGGATTTCAAAAAGACGCAGggaaaacttaaatttatacaaatctACTAAAATGACACACCAAAGCCACGGCCTGGCTTCCGATTGCATATCTCACAGTGCCATACATCCTGCACAGTCAGCAAGTAAATTAGCCCGTTAGAGTGAAGCTTGGCAAAACTTGACACCAGCCAGTGAGAGGCAGGTAAACCAATAGTACAGATCAATGTGTTTGCTCATCTAATAGACCATTAAAATTGTAGAAGCACTAAATTGAAGTGAGGAAGTTCAAACATAATATAAAGAGGAAAGTAGAAGAAACCAAAAAGCAATCCCCAGTTACACTTGACTTTGTTCAAACAAAAATACGTAAATGAATCAGATACAATAAGGTCCACTGAGGCTAAACATGCTCAGCAATAATAgctaaattttcattttatttccaagCAGCAGACCTGAGGAAAAACTCCAGTTGCTTGCCGGCCACTTCCATACATGGATACGCACCACTTTTTCTTGGCATTAGGAGCAAAGTATTCAGCAACAAATTTTCTCCAGAATTCAATATTGTTGTCCTGCACAAATACGCGAGAATTACAAATCACAATAGTTATGCACCATAAGCTGACAACAGATTCATCATGATGAGAAAATCTTACTTCAGGTCTGTGTTGTTGCTGATACATATAATGTGTCAGACGCCGAGCGCACATTCCTGGTTCATATACAGGTTTCGCAGGAGATCTCAAAGGCAAATTCTGCTGCTGAACAAAATGCTGTGGTAACTGGGGGCGTTGTTGAGGCATTGCCTTTAAGAGTTGCTGTTGCTGGTGCTGTTGCTGCAGCTGCAAATATCTTTGTTGTTGTAGAAGATTCATTTGGGCAGCAGCAGCCTGAGAGGATTGCCTCGACATGTGAAGgaactgctgctgctgctgttgctgctgctgctgctgctgctgctgctgctgctgttgctgttgttgttgatgcAGAAATAGTGACTGATCCGAATGTTGTGGCTCAATTTTTACAGGCGCCATACTTCTGATATTCTGAATTTGTTGGGGTTCCAATTTAACTGGATTAAGGCTTCTCAATGTTTGTaaatgctgctgctgctgctgctgttgctgtCCATGTTGATCGCTAGTCACCTGTGGCTCCAGCTTAACTTGTCCAATACCAGTTAACCCCCTTACTGATTGAAattgttgttgctgctgcaCCTGCTGAGTGTTATGTGCAGCAGAGAACTGTTGCATTGGTTGCTGACCATGCTGAAAATTCTGAGTTTCAAGCTGCTGGGTCTGCTGTTGATCTGGTAATTGATTGCTGGAAGGGTTTGTAAACTGCTGGCCCTGTACTTGACCGGATGAACCAGGATTCACCAAGTTAGATGGTACAAATGACGAAGAAGCGGCACTAAAACCCATTCCATTAGCAACACCTGAAAGTGGATCCGTCTCAGCCCCAGTATCCATACCTCCACGCTGACTATTGCCAGGACCAGAAAGCCCTGAAGTTGGACCCCCATTTCCAAAGGACTGATTAAGGAGAGAACTCACATTGGGTACATTTCCAAGCACATTCATACCCATGTTACTAAATTGTGTTCGAGGTGACATAAGTGATGGGAACCCTGCTTGGGAAGGCAAAGGACCCCCTTGACCTCCCAACATCCCCGAATTTGACCGCAAAAGAGAAGGTGAAACAGACTGGGCACCACCAATCGGAGCCTGCCCTGGTGGTACCATTTTACGAAAATGACAATAATCTAAGAACACTCACCGAAAACTACAACTATATCTAAAACAACATGAATTCAATAAACTATAATTACACAACCACACACGAAAAACTGGAGATAGAGCTCAGGCCAATTAGCATTTCAACCCAACATCCAAGGCTATAGGCTTCCAAGTCTTCATTTTGCACCAGCAGAAAAGGTTGTGTTTTGTGTCTTTGCATGTGGTGTTGAGTTCCACAATAAACAAACCACAAACTGAAGAGAACCAAAACCAAGGAACAAGCTTCAATTCTGAACATGCTAGAGTTGCGCCAACTCCACAACAGGAGCAGTACTCGTACGGCTTTTGCATGAATCTCTGCACAATAGAATAATTCTTAGATCCGCTGTAACAAGAAACATTCCAAGCAAACGAACAATTAACAGCAATTCAACTTTCAGTACAAAGCATAGCTTCTAACTCAAAATGACCACACTATCAACCAAAACCCTAAACTACCAACCACAAATCATCTTCAATCAAAcgttaaaaagaaaaccaaatcaCAAAAACCCAGAAAAGTGCAatcaaaattaagcaaaaccTACAAAAAGGACTTCTTGTTCCCACTATAAGCTCAAATTCCAACCTCAATAACCCCAAAACAAAACACCAAAAgcccaaaaaacaaaaatcaaaacttcaacAAACAAAAACCCAATTCCTGCTCAACCCATCAACCAAAAAGCTAAAAGAAGCTCAAAACAACAACTGAACAGCCTCGATCGAGCCCTGAAGGGGATAAATCAACGATCCAAACTCCCAAATAAGTGAAAAAGATAATGGgtattacacacacacaaaaagaaAGGGTCAAAGCTAAAGTCTTTGAAAGAGAAAGACTCACCGGAGTTGAAACCGAACAGTAacagtaaaatatatatatatatataaagtctTCAGCAATCTCCAACACAACccccaaaaaaggaaaaaaaaaaaaaaaaagaaacttcaaACCACAATCAGCTCCTTTTATTCCCACTCATTGAACAAACACTAATCAGTTGAATAAAAAAGGTCTT contains:
- the LOC102613726 gene encoding transcriptional corepressor SEUSS; amino-acid sequence: MVPPGQAPIGGAQSVSPSLLRSNSGMLGGQGGPLPSQAGFPSLMSPRTQFSNMGMNVLGNVPNVSSLLNQSFGNGGPTSGLSGPGNSQRGGMDTGAETDPLSGVANGMGFSAASSSFVPSNLVNPGSSGQVQGQQFTNPSSNQLPDQQQTQQLETQNFQHGQQPMQQFSAAHNTQQVQQQQQFQSVRGLTGIGQVKLEPQVTSDQHGQQQQQQQQHLQTLRSLNPVKLEPQQIQNIRSMAPVKIEPQHSDQSLFLHQQQQQQQQQQQQQQQQQQQQQQFLHMSRQSSQAAAAQMNLLQQQRYLQLQQQHQQQQLLKAMPQQRPQLPQHFVQQQNLPLRSPAKPVYEPGMCARRLTHYMYQQQHRPEDNNIEFWRKFVAEYFAPNAKKKWCVSMYGSGRQATGVFPQDVWHCEICNRKPGRGFEATVEVLPRLFKIKYESGTLEELLYVDMPREYQNASGQIVLDYAKAIQESVFEQLRVVRDGQLRIVFSPDLKICSWEFCARRHEELIPRRLLIPQVSQLGAAAQKYQAATQNASSNLSAPELQNNCNMFVASARQLAKALEVPLVNDLGYTKRYVRCLQISEVVNSMKDLIDYSRVTGTGPMESLAKFPRRTSGASGFHSPSQQPEDQLQQQQQQQQTVGQNSNSESSVQANAMQLATSNGVANVNNSLNPASASSTASTIVGLLHQNSMNSRQQNTVNNASSPYGGSSVQMPSPGSSNNIPQAQPNPSPFQSPTPSSSNNPPQTSHSALTAANHMSSASSPANISVQQPALSGEADPRALSGDADPSDSQSAVQKILHEMMLCSHLNGGSGGGGGMVGVGSLGNDVKNVNDIMATGNNTVLNGGNGLVGNGTVNNNPGIGTGGYGNMGGGLGQSAMVNGIRAAMGNNSMMNGRVGMTAMARDQSMNHQQDLGNQLLNGLGAVNGFNNLQFDWKPSP